A stretch of Pseudolysobacter antarcticus DNA encodes these proteins:
- a CDS encoding FAD:protein FMN transferase has product MQLLRARPWLGTLVEIRVDGLAEADAVAATDAAFAEIATIHRCMSFHEPDSDLARLHRARAGSAVQVDPHTWNVLQTALVFAEESRGCFDPTIAAQLVAWNFLPRPRDSGEPDPAASWSNIELLPESQVRLHRALWIDLGGIAKGYAVDCAIRILRNAGATAGGVNAGGDLAVFGAAAQTVHVRDPRAPQNTLPLLELRDAAVATSAGYFERRRAATGWLGPHVHGKRRGAVGTHSSVSVIAPSCMHADALTKIVLADARIAAKLLPRYGAQVCRYDSQRGWRTLRGE; this is encoded by the coding sequence AATCCGCGTCGATGGTTTGGCCGAAGCCGATGCTGTTGCAGCCACTGATGCCGCGTTTGCCGAGATTGCGACGATCCATCGCTGCATGAGTTTTCACGAGCCCGACAGCGATCTCGCGCGTCTGCATCGCGCGCGCGCCGGCAGCGCGGTGCAAGTCGATCCGCATACCTGGAACGTGCTGCAAACCGCGTTGGTTTTCGCCGAGGAATCGCGCGGATGTTTTGATCCGACCATCGCCGCACAATTGGTCGCGTGGAATTTTCTGCCGCGTCCGCGAGATAGCGGCGAACCCGATCCGGCGGCGAGCTGGTCCAATATCGAATTGCTGCCTGAGTCGCAGGTTCGCTTGCATCGTGCGTTGTGGATCGATCTCGGTGGCATTGCCAAAGGTTATGCGGTGGATTGTGCGATCCGCATTTTGCGCAATGCGGGTGCGACGGCGGGTGGTGTCAACGCCGGTGGCGATCTCGCGGTGTTTGGCGCAGCCGCGCAAACGGTGCATGTGCGTGATCCACGCGCGCCGCAAAACACGTTGCCGTTGCTCGAACTGCGCGATGCCGCGGTCGCGACCAGTGCCGGATATTTCGAGCGCCGCCGTGCCGCAACCGGCTGGCTCGGCCCGCATGTTCACGGCAAGCGCCGCGGCGCGGTCGGCACGCACAGTTCGGTCAGCGTGATCGCACCGAGTTGCATGCATGCCGATGCACTGACCAAGATCGTGCTGGCCGATGCGCGTATTGCCGCGAAACTGTTGCCACGCTACGGCGCGCAGGTTTGCCGCTACGATTCGCAGCGCGGATGGCGTACTCTGCGCGGCGAATGA
- a CDS encoding HutD/Ves family protein, with the protein MRLLTTADYRRMRWKNGLGWTTEIAVSPADAIADYDWRVSIAEIENDCAFSAFPGFDRTLLVLHGAGIELTFDQAPSVILHERDRPAQFAGEWQATCRLLNGPTRDFNVMTRRGIVSAELLHRPLVGAMWFHASAHSEWLIHMLAGSAKVAGLTKPLETGDSLWLSPHSGHRLLDGGGDLLVVKFTRITANAATDISSRGLSLHPHSRPSDSPEK; encoded by the coding sequence ATGCGCCTGTTGACCACCGCCGACTATCGCCGCATGCGCTGGAAAAACGGTCTCGGCTGGACCACCGAAATCGCTGTTTCTCCCGCCGATGCAATAGCGGATTACGACTGGCGCGTGAGCATCGCCGAGATCGAAAACGATTGCGCGTTCTCGGCTTTTCCAGGATTCGATCGCACGCTGTTGGTATTGCACGGTGCGGGCATTGAACTGACCTTCGACCAAGCACCGAGCGTGATCTTGCACGAGCGAGATCGACCTGCGCAGTTTGCCGGCGAATGGCAGGCGACGTGCCGGTTGCTCAATGGTCCGACGCGCGACTTCAATGTGATGACCCGGCGCGGCATCGTCAGCGCCGAATTGCTGCATCGTCCGCTGGTCGGCGCGATGTGGTTCCATGCCAGTGCGCACAGCGAATGGCTGATCCACATGCTTGCTGGCAGCGCAAAAGTCGCGGGTCTGACGAAGCCGCTCGAAACCGGCGACAGCTTGTGGTTATCGCCGCACAGCGGTCACCGATTGCTCGATGGCGGTGGCGATTTGCTCGTGGTCAAATTCACTCGCATTACCGCGAATGCAGCGACGGATATTTCATCGCGCGGGCTGTCGTTGCATCCGCATTCGCGGCCTTCGGATTCGCCGGAAAAATAG
- a CDS encoding SET domain-containing protein, producing MILPHYHIAPSLIPGAGKGLFLDEPVARGALITAPDDIRRVYRWDEVNALPNAAELLPATVRWFQDYYTISDDWPDECYINHAFAPSGLWHLGFVFAMQVLPIGTEITVDYRHLLAPGQEEDFRDALSGEKIIGYSWAESLGHSTRQLSELLR from the coding sequence ATGATCTTGCCCCACTACCACATCGCGCCGTCACTGATTCCGGGTGCCGGCAAAGGCTTGTTTCTGGATGAGCCGGTGGCGCGTGGCGCGCTGATCACCGCGCCGGACGATATCCGCCGGGTCTACCGCTGGGACGAAGTCAACGCATTGCCGAACGCAGCCGAATTATTGCCGGCGACGGTGCGCTGGTTTCAGGATTACTACACCATCAGCGACGACTGGCCGGATGAGTGTTACATCAACCATGCTTTCGCTCCGAGCGGACTCTGGCATCTCGGTTTTGTGTTCGCGATGCAGGTATTGCCGATCGGTACCGAAATTACGGTGGATTATCGCCACCTGCTCGCACCCGGACAGGAAGAAGACTTTCGCGATGCGCTGAGCGGCGAAAAAATCATCGGCTATAGCTGGGCCGAAAGCCTCGGTCATTCCACACGACAATTGTCCGAATTGCTGCGTTGA
- a CDS encoding transcriptional regulator GcvA, whose amino-acid sequence MARRLPPLTALRAFEAAARHRSFTRAANELHVTQAAISHQVKQLEDWLGLKLFERSGHALTLTSDGKNYLPPLSKAFDALANATERLSAATLAGPLRITALPSFATKWLMPRLGRFQAVHPNIDLHVTSAQALHDFSSGEFDIGIRLGLGRWPGLRADLIAHENLSPLCSPRLLDGSPPLRELSDLRLHTLLHDQPQDQWPRWLETFDGGDPALRSGPGFSDSSLVLQAAIDGHGIALGRLFLAADDIAAGRLVKPFAQRLANDFSYWLVYPKSAAEKPRIEAFSAWLFAEVQASIDAVALDLPKNPQHALR is encoded by the coding sequence ATGGCGCGCCGACTGCCACCTCTCACCGCACTGCGCGCGTTTGAAGCCGCCGCAAGGCATCGCAGTTTCACGCGCGCCGCGAACGAGCTGCATGTGACCCAGGCCGCGATCAGCCATCAGGTAAAACAATTGGAGGATTGGCTCGGCCTGAAACTGTTCGAGCGCAGCGGCCATGCGCTGACCTTGACCAGCGATGGCAAGAATTATTTGCCGCCGCTAAGCAAGGCGTTCGATGCTCTGGCCAACGCGACGGAACGCTTGAGCGCCGCGACTTTGGCAGGGCCGTTGCGCATCACCGCGCTGCCGTCATTCGCAACAAAATGGTTGATGCCACGGCTTGGACGTTTCCAGGCCGTACATCCGAACATCGATTTGCATGTGACCAGCGCGCAGGCGCTACATGATTTTTCCAGCGGCGAATTCGACATCGGCATACGCCTCGGTCTGGGCCGCTGGCCCGGGCTGCGCGCTGATCTGATCGCACACGAAAATCTATCACCGTTATGCAGTCCGCGATTGCTCGACGGATCGCCGCCGCTGCGCGAGTTATCCGATTTGCGTCTGCACACCTTGCTGCATGACCAGCCGCAGGATCAATGGCCGCGTTGGCTCGAAACGTTCGATGGCGGCGATCCGGCTTTACGCAGCGGCCCGGGTTTCAGCGATTCGAGCCTGGTGCTGCAGGCGGCGATCGACGGTCATGGCATCGCACTCGGGCGCTTATTTCTTGCCGCTGATGACATTGCCGCGGGGCGATTGGTCAAACCGTTCGCGCAACGGTTGGCGAATGATTTCAGCTACTGGCTGGTGTATCCGAAATCGGCAGCCGAAAAACCGCGTATCGAGGCTTTCAGTGCGTGGTTGTTCGCCGAGGTACAGGCCAGCATCGATGCGGTTGCGCTGGATCTACCCAAGAATCCTCAGCACGCTTTGCGTTAG
- a CDS encoding LysE family translocator codes for MIELKIWGLILSFAIPMILSPGPGNTILAAAGGKFGVRGTLPFWLGFESGNFLWCLVYGFGLSQIVKAHPFAYEVLKWGGTLYILYLAWCFFRSSAMAEQQELKPLSFFDGFASLSLNPKVHSMILVMFSQFLNPALPLVAQVTQMALVFVLVGFVCHFVWIYCGQVLFSRIKSQAAMRAQGIAFGICMILVAAFVAFS; via the coding sequence ATGATCGAACTGAAAATCTGGGGACTGATTCTGAGCTTTGCGATACCGATGATCCTCAGTCCCGGACCCGGCAATACGATTCTGGCTGCCGCCGGCGGTAAATTCGGCGTGCGCGGCACGCTGCCGTTCTGGCTCGGATTCGAATCCGGAAATTTTTTATGGTGCCTCGTCTACGGCTTCGGCCTGAGCCAGATCGTCAAGGCACATCCGTTCGCTTACGAGGTCTTGAAATGGGGCGGCACGTTATACATCTTGTATCTGGCGTGGTGTTTTTTCCGCTCATCGGCAATGGCCGAGCAGCAGGAATTGAAACCGCTGAGTTTCTTCGACGGCTTTGCGTCGTTATCGCTGAATCCGAAAGTGCATTCGATGATCCTCGTGATGTTTTCGCAGTTCCTCAATCCGGCGTTGCCGCTGGTTGCGCAGGTGACGCAGATGGCGCTGGTGTTTGTCCTCGTCGGATTCGTCTGCCATTTCGTCTGGATTTATTGCGGGCAAGTATTGTTCAGCCGGATCAAGAGTCAGGCGGCGATGCGTGCGCAAGGCATCGCGTTCGGCATCTGCATGATCCTGGTCGCGGCCTTCGTCGCATTTTCGTGA
- a CDS encoding M20 family metallopeptidase, translating into MDTSRVRDFVADLWDSQIVPELVEYIKIPNKSPMFDAQWVEHGFMEQAATQLATWAKKQPIKDMQLEIVRLPGRTPLIFMDIPGTGDDCVLLYGHLDKQPEMTGWAEHLGPWQPVIEGDKLFGRGGADDGYAIFGSLAAIAALQAQGVAHSRCVVLIEACEESGSYDLPFYVDHLAARIGKPSLVVCLDSGCGNYDQLWLTTSLRGMTGGNLRVEVLTEGVHSGDASGVVASSFRILRQLLSRLEDENTGKIRLDDFYVEIPPQRIEQARRSGEVLGDAVFAKFPFVDGMQPMSNDLAELVLNRTWRPALSVTGLDGMPPLSSAGNVLRPFTAVKLSLRLPPTLDGVPAGERLKALLEKDPPYGCHVSFDLEKAATGWNAPALSPWLEAAVDAASREFYGAPAAYMGEGGSIPFMGMLGEKFPGAQFLITGVLGPHSNAHGPNEFLHIPTGKRVSMCVAKVIAEHHVASQQGLTQGAAVAPGHGNHGDHGCC; encoded by the coding sequence GTGGATACCAGTCGCGTGCGTGATTTTGTTGCCGATCTGTGGGATAGCCAGATCGTTCCGGAGTTGGTCGAGTACATCAAGATTCCAAACAAGTCGCCGATGTTCGACGCGCAATGGGTCGAGCACGGCTTCATGGAGCAGGCTGCTACACAGCTGGCGACGTGGGCAAAAAAGCAGCCGATCAAGGACATGCAACTTGAAATTGTGCGGCTGCCCGGCCGCACGCCGCTGATCTTCATGGATATCCCCGGCACCGGCGATGATTGCGTATTGCTGTACGGTCATCTCGACAAACAACCGGAAATGACCGGCTGGGCCGAACATCTCGGGCCGTGGCAGCCGGTGATCGAAGGCGACAAATTGTTTGGTCGTGGTGGCGCGGACGACGGTTACGCCATCTTCGGGTCGCTCGCCGCGATCGCCGCTCTGCAGGCGCAAGGCGTGGCACATTCGCGCTGCGTCGTGTTGATCGAGGCGTGCGAAGAATCTGGCAGTTACGATTTGCCGTTTTACGTCGACCATCTGGCCGCGCGCATTGGCAAACCATCGCTGGTGGTGTGTCTGGACTCGGGCTGCGGCAACTACGATCAGCTCTGGCTCACGACCAGCCTGCGCGGCATGACCGGCGGCAATCTGCGCGTCGAAGTGCTGACCGAGGGCGTGCATTCGGGCGATGCTTCGGGCGTGGTCGCATCGAGCTTTCGCATCCTGCGGCAACTGCTGTCGCGACTGGAGGACGAGAACACTGGCAAGATTCGCCTCGACGATTTTTACGTTGAGATTCCGCCGCAACGGATCGAACAGGCGCGGCGTTCCGGTGAGGTGCTCGGCGATGCGGTATTCGCGAAATTCCCGTTCGTCGATGGCATGCAGCCGATGTCGAACGATCTCGCCGAACTCGTGTTGAATCGCACGTGGCGTCCGGCGCTGTCGGTGACCGGCCTTGATGGCATGCCGCCGTTGTCGAGCGCGGGCAATGTGTTGCGTCCGTTCACGGCGGTGAAGCTCAGCCTGCGTTTGCCGCCGACCTTGGATGGCGTCCCGGCCGGCGAGCGCTTGAAAGCGCTGCTCGAAAAAGATCCGCCCTACGGCTGCCACGTCAGTTTCGATCTGGAAAAAGCGGCGACCGGCTGGAATGCACCAGCGCTTTCGCCGTGGCTCGAAGCCGCGGTCGATGCGGCGTCGCGTGAATTTTACGGAGCACCCGCGGCCTACATGGGCGAGGGCGGATCGATTCCGTTCATGGGCATGCTCGGCGAGAAATTTCCGGGCGCGCAGTTCCTCATCACCGGCGTGCTTGGACCACATTCCAACGCGCATGGGCCGAACGAATTTCTGCATATCCCGACCGGCAAACGCGTATCGATGTGCGTGGCCAAGGTGATCGCCGAGCATCACGTCGCAAGCCAGCAAGGGCTGACGCAAGGTGCTGCAGTGGCGCCAGGACATGGCAATCATGGCGATCACGGTTGCTGTTGA
- the lpxO gene encoding lipid A hydroxylase LpxO: MKWIVLGLFIASVLYIHLRGRVRHRFWRQMSDHSSFMAPINVFMYALSKVPTTPYVSTDPFPELQVLQQNWQMIRDEAINLREAGRIRAAEQFNDAGFNSFFKFGWKRFYLKWYDDSHPSALAHCPRTTALLRTIPTVKAAMFAELPPGGRLTKHRDPYAGSLRFHLGLLTPNDERCFINVDGEPYHWRDGEGVMFDETYIHFAENRTEHDRIILFCDVERPMKYRWAQVVNQFIARHLLASATSPNMDGDQTGGFNKAFKYLYSVRLVGKRLKERNVYAYYAVKWSLFGGIAVGLFLLI; this comes from the coding sequence ATGAAATGGATCGTGCTCGGATTGTTTATTGCCTCGGTGTTGTACATCCACCTGCGCGGGCGCGTGCGCCACAGGTTTTGGCGGCAGATGTCTGATCATTCCAGTTTCATGGCGCCGATCAACGTGTTCATGTACGCGTTGTCGAAAGTGCCGACCACGCCGTATGTGAGCACCGATCCGTTTCCGGAATTGCAGGTGCTGCAACAGAACTGGCAGATGATTCGCGACGAAGCGATCAACCTGCGCGAAGCCGGGCGAATTCGCGCGGCGGAGCAATTCAACGACGCCGGTTTCAACTCGTTCTTCAAGTTTGGCTGGAAGCGTTTTTACCTGAAATGGTACGACGACAGTCATCCCTCGGCGTTGGCTCATTGTCCGCGCACAACGGCGCTATTGCGCACGATTCCCACAGTTAAGGCCGCGATGTTCGCCGAGTTGCCGCCGGGCGGGCGCCTGACCAAACATCGTGATCCGTATGCCGGTTCCCTGCGCTTTCATCTGGGCTTGCTCACGCCGAACGACGAGCGCTGTTTCATCAACGTCGACGGCGAGCCGTACCACTGGCGCGACGGCGAAGGCGTGATGTTTGATGAAACCTATATTCACTTCGCCGAAAACCGCACCGAGCACGATCGCATCATCCTGTTCTGCGATGTCGAGCGGCCGATGAAATATCGCTGGGCGCAGGTCGTGAATCAGTTCATCGCACGGCATCTACTTGCCTCTGCCACATCGCCGAACATGGATGGCGATCAGACTGGCGGTTTCAACAAGGCGTTCAAGTATTTGTACTCTGTGCGCCTGGTCGGCAAAAGGCTCAAGGAGCGCAACGTCTACGCCTACTACGCAGTGAAGTGGTCGTTGTTCGGTGGCATCGCAGTGGGATTGTTTCTGCTGATCTGA
- a CDS encoding DUF2058 domain-containing protein, translated as MRNLLQQQLVKAGLIDKNKAKAVAHEQMLAQKRQPKGQAAPSAAQVDAQHALAERAERDRALAAQQKAQAHEHEMRAQIRQIVDAHKLPRGGEIAYAFSDHHKIRNVLVDSGQRAQLASGRLLIVRHGDGYEIVPRSAAEKIRERDATMIVLDHAQVAAATSEDDPYKDFPVPDDLIW; from the coding sequence ATGCGCAATCTTCTGCAACAACAACTAGTGAAAGCCGGCCTGATCGACAAGAACAAAGCCAAAGCCGTGGCGCACGAACAAATGCTCGCGCAAAAACGCCAGCCGAAAGGTCAGGCCGCACCCAGCGCCGCGCAAGTCGATGCGCAGCACGCGCTAGCCGAACGCGCCGAACGCGATCGCGCACTCGCGGCACAACAAAAAGCGCAGGCACATGAGCACGAGATGCGCGCGCAAATTCGCCAGATTGTCGATGCCCACAAATTGCCGCGCGGCGGCGAAATCGCCTATGCGTTCAGCGACCATCACAAGATCCGCAACGTGCTGGTCGATAGCGGACAGCGCGCGCAGCTCGCCAGCGGCCGTTTGCTGATCGTGCGGCATGGCGACGGTTACGAAATCGTGCCGCGAAGTGCCGCGGAAAAAATCCGCGAGCGCGATGCGACGATGATCGTGCTCGATCACGCTCAGGTAGCGGCGGCGACCAGCGAAGACGATCCGTACAAGGATTTCCCGGTACCTGACGATTTGATCTGGTAG
- a CDS encoding ribonuclease T2 family protein — MVSTKIANLRALLLLVFLAATTLVISAAAARSHSRTHENASIGEFDYYLVSLSWSPSFCETHRDEKEQCGGRGFGFVLHGVWPQYLRGYGPQHCAANQQPDDATILHTLAFMPSRHLVQHEWETHGACTGMSPTEYFALADRAFASVKIPGAFAAPQSAAQLSAKDVAQAFIAANPGMDDSMLAVTCSRNELSEVRICMDKDLHLQTCGKGVTTQCPSGALRIPLARGGTRTN, encoded by the coding sequence ATGGTATCGACCAAGATTGCGAATTTGCGCGCGCTGTTGCTGTTGGTTTTTCTGGCAGCGACCACCCTCGTGATATCGGCGGCCGCTGCGCGCAGCCATTCGCGTACTCATGAGAACGCCAGCATCGGCGAATTCGATTATTACCTCGTCTCGCTGTCGTGGTCGCCGAGCTTTTGCGAAACGCATCGCGATGAAAAAGAACAGTGCGGCGGACGTGGATTCGGTTTCGTCTTGCATGGCGTCTGGCCGCAATATCTGCGCGGCTACGGTCCGCAACATTGCGCGGCGAATCAGCAGCCGGACGATGCGACGATCCTGCACACACTCGCGTTCATGCCCAGCCGTCATCTGGTGCAACACGAATGGGAAACGCATGGCGCGTGCACGGGCATGAGTCCCACGGAATATTTCGCATTGGCAGATCGCGCTTTCGCCAGCGTAAAAATTCCGGGCGCTTTCGCGGCTCCGCAAAGCGCTGCACAACTGAGTGCCAAGGATGTCGCACAGGCGTTTATCGCGGCCAATCCCGGTATGGATGACAGCATGCTCGCGGTCACCTGCAGTCGTAACGAATTGTCCGAAGTGCGTATCTGCATGGACAAGGATCTGCACCTGCAGACCTGCGGCAAGGGCGTGACAACGCAATGTCCGTCCGGCGCATTGCGCATTCCGTTGGCGCGCGGCGGTACGCGCACAAACTAG
- a CDS encoding cation:proton antiporter: protein MPRVGKGLPREGNNTIMHSIDFIHDLAVIMLIAGVVTVLFHRLKQPVVLGYIVAGVIIGPHTPPSPLITDQHTIDILAELGVIFLMFSLGLEFSLRKLRAVGATVAVAGLAEIVLMIWIGFEIGRHFGWKTMDALFLGAMMAISSTTIIVRALDELGLKREGFAQIIFGILVVEDILAICMMVLLTGLAVSGNVSPQEVALTFGKLTIFLVVSLVVGLLVVPRLLDYVARVKSNEMLLISVLGICFGFCLLVIRLGYSVAMGAFVIGAVMAEARALRNIERLIEPVRDMFSAIFFVTIGLMLDPRVLGDYLGPIVVVSIAVIVGKIVAVSVGSFIAGQEGRTSMRIGMGMAQIGEFSFIIATLGISLSVTSDFLYPVAVAVSVITTVLTPLLIRSADPLTKVLARAMPRRLSRVFGFYTGWLQSLRLEGDQAVIAGMVRKILMQVFINFCIVVALFLVSAYLVRDARIFAGWVSDSGIQKALGWGGALLLSIPFLIAAYRKLKALSMMLAEVGVRRSFAGRHTDNVRRVVAEVIPVISLAVMLVLLSALSSSILPPAEMLLLVLVVGALVVMLLWRQFIKLHSRLQIALIDTFQKPPAEH from the coding sequence TTGCCACGCGTCGGCAAAGGTCTGCCGCGCGAGGGCAATAACACAATCATGCATTCCATCGACTTCATCCACGATCTCGCGGTCATCATGCTGATCGCCGGTGTGGTCACGGTACTGTTCCATCGGCTTAAGCAGCCGGTCGTGCTGGGTTATATCGTAGCCGGGGTGATCATCGGTCCACACACGCCGCCGTCGCCGCTGATCACCGATCAGCACACCATCGATATTCTCGCCGAGCTTGGCGTTATTTTTCTGATGTTTTCGCTCGGGTTGGAATTCAGTCTGCGCAAATTGCGCGCCGTCGGCGCGACCGTCGCCGTGGCTGGATTGGCCGAAATCGTCTTGATGATCTGGATAGGCTTCGAGATCGGCCGGCACTTCGGCTGGAAGACCATGGATGCGTTGTTCCTCGGCGCGATGATGGCCATTTCCTCGACCACGATCATCGTGCGCGCACTCGACGAGCTCGGTCTCAAGCGTGAAGGTTTTGCGCAGATCATCTTCGGCATTCTGGTGGTCGAGGATATCCTAGCGATCTGCATGATGGTGCTGTTGACCGGACTCGCCGTGAGCGGCAATGTCTCGCCGCAGGAAGTCGCGCTTACGTTCGGCAAGCTCACCATTTTCCTCGTGGTATCACTAGTGGTCGGTTTGCTCGTCGTGCCGCGCCTGCTCGACTACGTCGCGCGCGTGAAAAGCAACGAGATGCTGCTGATCAGCGTGCTCGGCATTTGCTTCGGGTTTTGCCTGCTGGTGATCCGTTTGGGTTACAGCGTGGCGATGGGCGCGTTTGTGATCGGCGCGGTGATGGCCGAGGCGCGCGCGCTGCGCAATATCGAGCGCCTGATCGAACCGGTGCGCGACATGTTCAGTGCGATCTTTTTCGTGACGATCGGGCTGATGCTCGATCCGCGTGTACTTGGAGATTACCTCGGCCCGATCGTGGTAGTCAGCATCGCCGTGATCGTTGGCAAGATCGTCGCCGTGAGTGTCGGCAGTTTTATCGCCGGACAGGAAGGACGTACCTCGATGCGCATCGGCATGGGCATGGCGCAGATCGGCGAGTTCTCGTTCATCATCGCTACGCTTGGCATCAGCCTGAGCGTCACCAGCGATTTTCTGTACCCGGTGGCGGTCGCGGTTTCGGTGATTACCACGGTGCTGACGCCGCTGCTGATTCGTTCCGCTGATCCGCTCACAAAAGTATTGGCGCGCGCGATGCCGCGACGCTTGTCACGCGTGTTCGGATTTTACACGGGTTGGTTGCAAAGCCTGCGTCTGGAAGGCGATCAGGCGGTCATCGCGGGCATGGTGCGCAAGATCTTGATGCAGGTTTTTATCAACTTCTGCATCGTCGTGGCGTTGTTTCTGGTCAGCGCGTATCTCGTGCGCGATGCGCGAATCTTTGCCGGATGGGTCAGTGATTCCGGTATCCAGAAAGCGCTCGGCTGGGGCGGCGCGTTGCTGCTGTCGATCCCGTTTTTGATCGCCGCATATCGCAAGCTCAAGGCGCTCAGCATGATGCTCGCGGAGGTCGGCGTGCGGCGCAGTTTTGCCGGTCGCCATACCGATAATGTGCGACGAGTGGTGGCCGAGGTCATTCCAGTAATTTCGCTCGCGGTGATGCTGGTGCTGTTGTCGGCGTTGAGTTCGAGCATCCTGCCGCCGGCCGAAATGCTGTTACTGGTGCTGGTGGTCGGCGCGCTGGTGGTCATGTTGTTGTGGCGACAATTCATCAAGCTGCATTCGCGCTTGCAGATCGCGCTGATCGATACATTTCAGAAGCCGCCCGCCGAGCATTGA
- a CDS encoding GTP-binding protein: MPYTTQAIRNIAFVGHTGVGKTSLFEALLHVGGTTPSAGSIDRGNTVSDYDPMEKHYAHSLNTAIASIDRDGCHINLIDTPGYADFCGPTLSALGAVETCAIVVNAHNGIELNTRRMMEYAKARGVCRLLIVNKIDGGNCRALIEQLRETFGPECLPINLPASGGKTVVDCFFKPSGVADFGSVAEAHQRIVDQVVEINESVMDHYLEAGEQALSGSELHDAFEQCLREGHLVPICFVSARTGAGVRELLDLMVKLLPNPTEGNPPQFLKGVGADAEPVVAVADASQHVIADVFKIINDPFVGKLSVFRVYQGTIKKDAQLFVDDGKKPFKVTHLYKLKGKDHIEIAQAIPGDIAAVAKIDEVHFDAVLHDSHDEDNFHLKPLDFPQRTFSLAIKTAARGQEQKLAIALLKLTEEDPCFTVEHRNESNETLIHGLGDLHLRVMIARLHERYGVEVTSHAPKE, translated from the coding sequence ATGCCTTACACGACACAAGCCATCCGCAATATCGCCTTCGTCGGTCATACCGGCGTCGGCAAAACCAGCCTGTTCGAAGCCCTGCTGCATGTCGGCGGCACAACGCCGAGCGCCGGCAGCATTGATCGCGGCAATACCGTTTCGGATTACGATCCGATGGAAAAACACTACGCGCATTCGCTGAACACCGCGATCGCCAGCATCGACCGCGACGGCTGTCATATCAACCTGATCGACACGCCTGGCTATGCGGATTTTTGCGGCCCGACGCTGTCTGCGCTCGGCGCGGTAGAAACCTGCGCGATCGTGGTCAACGCGCATAACGGCATCGAGCTCAACACGCGGCGCATGATGGAATACGCTAAGGCGCGGGGCGTCTGTCGCTTGCTGATCGTCAACAAGATCGACGGCGGCAACTGCCGTGCATTGATCGAACAATTGCGCGAAACCTTCGGCCCCGAATGTCTGCCGATCAATCTGCCCGCGAGCGGCGGCAAGACCGTCGTCGATTGTTTTTTCAAGCCCAGCGGTGTCGCCGATTTCGGCAGCGTGGCCGAGGCGCACCAGCGTATTGTCGACCAGGTGGTCGAGATCAACGAGTCGGTGATGGATCATTATCTCGAAGCCGGTGAGCAGGCTTTATCCGGCAGCGAATTGCACGATGCGTTCGAGCAATGTCTGCGTGAGGGTCATCTGGTGCCGATCTGCTTTGTCTCGGCGCGAACGGGTGCCGGCGTGCGCGAATTGCTCGATCTGATGGTCAAGCTGCTGCCGAATCCAACCGAAGGAAATCCACCGCAATTTCTGAAAGGCGTGGGTGCCGATGCCGAACCGGTTGTGGCTGTAGCGGACGCCAGCCAGCACGTGATTGCCGATGTGTTCAAGATCATCAACGATCCTTTCGTCGGCAAACTGAGTGTGTTTCGCGTGTACCAGGGCACCATCAAGAAGGACGCACAGTTATTTGTCGATGACGGCAAAAAACCGTTCAAGGTGACGCATTTGTACAAACTCAAGGGCAAGGATCACATCGAGATTGCGCAAGCGATTCCTGGCGACATCGCGGCGGTGGCGAAGATCGACGAGGTGCATTTCGACGCGGTGTTGCACGACTCGCACGACGAGGACAACTTCCATCTGAAGCCGCTGGATTTTCCGCAGCGAACGTTCAGTCTCGCGATCAAGACTGCCGCGCGCGGCCAGGAGCAAAAGCTCGCCATCGCGTTGTTGAAACTGACCGAAGAAGATCCGTGTTTCACGGTCGAGCATCGCAACGAATCCAACGAAACGCTAATACACGGACTCGGCGATTTGCATCTGCGCGTGATGATCGCGCGCTTGCATGAGCGTTATGGCGTCGAGGTCACAAGCCACGCCCCGAAGGAATGA